A single genomic interval of Nonomuraea rubra harbors:
- a CDS encoding polyamine ABC transporter substrate-binding protein, translating to MRGMTQPRTRRDVFRLAGYSAAGLALAACGVQGQKAAPPKADAVADYWAKQKKNGKVVFANWPEYMPEDKGPLEKFKQDTGIAYEYKEVIQENAEFFGKADPVLRAGQSLGYDIVVMTNGIQLQHMIELGYAVPLDQSKLPNFQANAGQKYKERSYDPGNKYTVPYTSGVTGIAYNTKYVKDEITSIESLFDPKYKGRVGMMADAQEIANFGMIALGIDPEKSTEADWNKAGEKLKAQRDAGIVRKYYDQSYIDAVSKGDVWLTMAWSGDVFQRQLAGEPVKFVVPAEGGTIWTDNMLIPKGAANPVDALMLMDYLYQPAVAAELDEYIQYVTPVPAVQDLLREKAAAAKGEDKKALEDMVNSALMFPSEADYAKLRSYTQLTTQQEQVFNPIFQSITQA from the coding sequence ATGCGTGGAATGACGCAGCCCCGCACCCGTCGTGACGTCTTCCGCCTGGCCGGTTACTCCGCCGCCGGGCTCGCCCTGGCCGCCTGCGGCGTGCAGGGGCAGAAGGCGGCGCCGCCGAAGGCCGACGCCGTCGCCGACTACTGGGCCAAGCAGAAGAAGAACGGCAAGGTCGTCTTCGCCAACTGGCCCGAGTACATGCCCGAGGACAAGGGCCCGCTGGAGAAGTTCAAGCAGGACACCGGCATCGCGTACGAGTACAAGGAGGTCATCCAGGAGAACGCCGAGTTCTTCGGCAAGGCCGACCCCGTGCTGCGCGCCGGCCAGTCGCTGGGCTACGACATCGTCGTCATGACGAACGGCATCCAGCTCCAGCACATGATCGAGCTGGGCTACGCGGTGCCGCTCGACCAGTCCAAGCTGCCGAACTTCCAGGCCAACGCGGGCCAGAAGTACAAGGAGCGCTCGTACGACCCGGGCAACAAGTACACGGTGCCGTACACCTCCGGGGTGACGGGCATCGCGTACAACACCAAGTACGTCAAGGACGAGATCACCAGCATCGAGTCGCTGTTCGACCCCAAGTACAAGGGGCGGGTCGGCATGATGGCCGACGCCCAGGAGATCGCCAACTTCGGCATGATCGCGCTGGGCATCGACCCGGAGAAGTCCACCGAGGCGGACTGGAACAAGGCCGGCGAGAAGCTGAAGGCCCAGCGCGACGCCGGAATTGTGCGGAAATATTATGATCAGTCGTATATCGACGCCGTGTCGAAGGGCGACGTCTGGCTGACCATGGCCTGGTCCGGCGACGTGTTCCAGCGGCAGCTCGCCGGCGAGCCGGTCAAGTTCGTCGTGCCGGCCGAGGGCGGCACGATCTGGACCGACAACATGCTCATCCCCAAGGGCGCGGCCAACCCGGTGGACGCCCTCATGCTGATGGACTACCTCTACCAGCCCGCCGTGGCCGCCGAGCTGGACGAGTACATCCAGTACGTCACCCCGGTCCCCGCCGTGCAGGACCTGCTGCGCGAGAAGGCCGCGGCGGCCAAGGGCGAGGACAAGAAGGCGCTGGAGGACATGGTCAACAGCGCGCT
- a CDS encoding ABC transporter ATP-binding protein, whose protein sequence is MTGLSAIELADVVKEYHSHGEVVQAVKGVTLAIEEGEFFSLLGPSGCGKTTTMRMIAGFEAPTKGLVKLYGQDVTNVPPNKRDVNMVFQSYALFPHMSVRDNVAFGLKQRGTPKAEIDRRVGEMLEIVDLADRGRRMPRQLSGGQQQRVALARALVNRPRALLLDEPLGALDLKLRQAMQIELKRIQREVGITFVYVTHDQSEALTMSDRIAVMNDGVVEQLAGPREIYERPATAFVAGFIGTSNLLAGAATGGELKVGGGRVLVPGHDGDVTVTVRPEKITIGTEEPAQGLSAVRGTVAEVVYLGTYNSYAVGLADGAEVTVFQQNAHDATATAERGDSVWLSWQAQHSYVIGS, encoded by the coding sequence ATGACCGGGCTGAGTGCGATTGAGCTTGCGGACGTCGTCAAGGAGTATCACTCGCATGGCGAGGTCGTCCAGGCAGTCAAGGGCGTGACGCTGGCCATCGAGGAGGGCGAGTTCTTCTCCCTCCTCGGCCCGTCAGGCTGCGGCAAGACCACGACCATGAGGATGATCGCGGGCTTCGAGGCGCCCACCAAGGGCCTGGTGAAGCTCTACGGCCAGGACGTCACGAACGTCCCGCCGAACAAGCGCGACGTCAACATGGTCTTCCAGTCCTACGCGCTCTTCCCGCACATGAGCGTCAGGGACAACGTGGCGTTCGGGCTCAAGCAGCGCGGGACGCCGAAGGCGGAGATCGACCGGCGGGTCGGCGAGATGCTGGAGATCGTCGACCTCGCCGACCGGGGCAGGCGCATGCCGCGCCAGCTCTCCGGCGGCCAGCAGCAGCGCGTGGCCCTGGCCAGGGCGCTGGTCAACCGGCCGCGCGCGCTGCTGCTCGACGAGCCGCTCGGCGCGCTCGACCTCAAGCTGCGCCAGGCCATGCAGATCGAGCTCAAGCGCATCCAGCGCGAGGTCGGCATCACCTTCGTGTACGTCACGCACGACCAGAGCGAGGCGCTGACCATGAGCGACCGCATCGCCGTCATGAACGACGGCGTGGTCGAGCAGCTCGCCGGCCCGCGCGAGATCTACGAACGGCCCGCCACGGCCTTCGTGGCCGGCTTCATCGGCACCTCCAACCTGCTCGCCGGCGCCGCGACCGGCGGCGAGCTGAAGGTCGGCGGCGGCAGGGTACTGGTGCCCGGCCACGACGGCGACGTGACGGTCACCGTGCGGCCCGAGAAGATCACCATCGGCACGGAGGAGCCCGCCCAGGGGCTGAGCGCCGTGCGCGGCACCGTGGCCGAAGTGGTGTATCTGGGCACGTATAACAGCTATGCGGTGGGGCTCGCTGACGGGGCCGAGGTCACCGTGTTCCAGCAGAACGCGCACGACGCCACGGCGACGGCGGAGCGGGGCGACTCCGTCTGGCTGTCGTGGCAGGCGCAGCACTCGTACGTGATTGGAAGTTGA
- a CDS encoding gamma-aminobutyraldehyde dehydrogenase — protein MTTRLQNYINGEFVDAKSGRFSDIIDPCTGEAYVQAPVSGQEDIDAAFAAAAAAFESWGRTTPGERANLLLKVADAIDARADEINEAECRNTGKPRARMAEDETPVAADHFRFFAGAARTLEGPTAGEFLAEHTSVIRHEPIGVVGQVTPWNYPMMMAVWKIAPALAAGNTIVLKPSDTTPVSTLKLAEILGEVLPAGVFNVVTGDRESGAMVVSHPTAAMVAITGSVGAGMSVAKSAADDLKRVHLELGGKAPVVVFEDVKDLRKAAGDIATAGLYNAGQDCTAACRVLVHESVHDEFVAALTEAAAGTVTGDLSNEDALYGPLNNENQLARVQGFIDRVPGHAKVLTGGHRVGDQGYFFAPTVVDGLRQDDEMVQNEVFGPVITVQTFTDEADALAKANDVKYGLSGSVWTSDHGRAMRMSNRLDFGVVWVNTHIPFVSEMPHGGFKHSGYGKDLSVFGLHDYTRVKHVMHYIGE, from the coding sequence ATGACCACCCGTCTGCAGAACTACATCAACGGTGAGTTCGTGGACGCCAAGAGCGGCCGATTCTCCGACATTATCGATCCGTGCACGGGTGAGGCCTATGTCCAGGCTCCCGTCTCGGGTCAGGAGGACATCGACGCCGCCTTCGCCGCCGCGGCCGCCGCGTTCGAATCGTGGGGCAGGACCACCCCGGGCGAGCGGGCCAACCTGCTGCTCAAGGTCGCCGACGCGATCGACGCCCGGGCCGATGAGATCAACGAGGCCGAGTGCCGCAACACCGGCAAGCCCCGGGCCCGCATGGCCGAGGACGAGACGCCGGTCGCCGCCGACCACTTCCGCTTCTTCGCGGGCGCGGCGCGCACGCTGGAGGGCCCCACGGCCGGCGAGTTCCTGGCCGAGCACACCAGCGTCATCAGGCACGAGCCGATCGGCGTCGTCGGCCAGGTGACGCCGTGGAACTACCCGATGATGATGGCGGTCTGGAAGATCGCCCCGGCGCTGGCGGCCGGCAACACGATCGTGCTCAAGCCGTCCGACACCACCCCGGTCTCCACGCTGAAGCTGGCCGAGATCCTCGGCGAGGTGCTGCCCGCGGGCGTCTTCAACGTCGTCACCGGCGACCGCGAGAGCGGCGCCATGGTGGTCAGCCACCCGACCGCCGCCATGGTGGCCATCACCGGCTCGGTCGGCGCGGGCATGTCGGTGGCCAAGAGCGCCGCCGACGACCTCAAGCGCGTGCACCTGGAGCTCGGCGGCAAGGCGCCGGTCGTGGTCTTCGAGGACGTCAAGGACCTGCGCAAGGCCGCCGGGGACATCGCCACCGCCGGCCTCTACAACGCCGGCCAGGACTGCACGGCCGCCTGCCGGGTGCTCGTGCACGAGAGCGTGCACGACGAGTTCGTGGCCGCGCTCACCGAGGCCGCCGCCGGCACCGTCACCGGCGACCTGAGCAACGAGGACGCGCTCTACGGCCCGCTCAACAACGAGAACCAGCTCGCCAGGGTCCAGGGCTTCATCGACCGGGTCCCCGGGCACGCCAAGGTCCTCACGGGCGGTCACCGCGTCGGCGACCAGGGCTACTTCTTCGCCCCGACCGTCGTGGACGGGCTGCGCCAGGACGACGAGATGGTGCAGAACGAGGTCTTCGGCCCCGTGATCACCGTCCAGACGTTCACCGACGAGGCCGACGCCCTGGCCAAGGCCAACGACGTCAAGTACGGCCTGAGCGGCTCGGTCTGGACCTCCGACCACGGCCGCGCCATGCGCATGTCGAACCGGCTCGACTTCGGCGTGGTCTGGGTCAACACGCACATCCCGTTCGTCTCGGAGATGCCGCACGGCGGCTTCAAGCACTCGGGATACGGCAAGGACCTGTCGGTGTTCGGTCTGCACGACTACACCAGGGTCAAGCACGTCATGCACTACATCGGCGAATAG
- a CDS encoding Lrp/AsnC family transcriptional regulator encodes MTTPPRVRRNSAGPGGPVVLDDLSKQIIEQLQADGRKPYAAIGKAVGLSEAAVRQRVQRLQDAGVMQIVAVTDPLTLGFPRQAMIGVNCEGDLEKVADELAGIEEIDYVVLTAGSFDVIVEVVCEGDGHLLEILSKIRAIPAVRATESFVYLKLRKQTYSWGTR; translated from the coding sequence ATGACGACGCCGCCCCGCGTACGCCGGAACAGCGCAGGCCCCGGCGGCCCGGTGGTGCTCGACGACCTGTCCAAGCAGATCATCGAGCAGCTCCAGGCCGACGGGCGCAAGCCGTACGCGGCGATCGGGAAGGCCGTCGGCCTCTCCGAGGCGGCGGTGCGCCAGCGGGTGCAGCGCCTCCAGGACGCCGGTGTCATGCAGATCGTCGCGGTCACCGACCCGCTCACGCTCGGCTTCCCCCGGCAGGCCATGATCGGCGTCAACTGCGAGGGCGACCTGGAGAAGGTGGCCGACGAGCTGGCCGGCATCGAGGAGATCGACTACGTCGTGCTCACGGCCGGCTCCTTCGACGTGATCGTGGAGGTGGTCTGCGAGGGTGACGGGCACCTGCTGGAGATCCTCAGCAAGATCCGCGCCATCCCCGCCGTACGGGCCACCGAGTCGTTCGTCTACCTCAAGCTGCGCAAGCAGACCTACTCCTGGGGCACCCGCTAG
- a CDS encoding cyclase family protein, whose protein sequence is MALLDLSVPIETGMPVYPGDPEVSIGPALTVARDGVNVLGLHLGSHSGTHVDAPYHLDGSLPTLDELPLERFHGPAAVVDAMGRAPGSPIGPELFEHVSPGVIVLVATGWPFGSQDHPFLSAEAASLLVERGVRTVGIDALSVDPTPADAFPAHEALLRAHAVIAENLCGLDRLIGQREVEVSMFPLRIAGGDGSPVRAVARVG, encoded by the coding sequence ATGGCGCTGCTCGACCTGTCGGTGCCGATCGAGACCGGGATGCCCGTCTATCCGGGCGACCCGGAGGTCTCGATCGGCCCGGCGCTCACCGTGGCCCGCGATGGCGTCAACGTGCTGGGCCTGCACCTGGGCTCCCACTCGGGCACCCACGTGGACGCGCCGTACCACCTCGACGGCTCGCTGCCCACGCTGGACGAGCTGCCGCTGGAACGCTTCCACGGGCCCGCCGCGGTCGTGGACGCCATGGGGCGCGCGCCGGGCTCGCCGATCGGTCCCGAGCTGTTCGAGCACGTGAGCCCGGGGGTGATCGTGCTGGTGGCCACCGGGTGGCCGTTCGGGAGCCAGGACCACCCGTTCCTCAGCGCGGAGGCGGCGTCGCTGCTGGTCGAGCGGGGAGTGCGGACGGTCGGCATCGACGCCCTGAGCGTGGATCCAACGCCTGCCGACGCCTTCCCGGCGCACGAGGCGCTGCTGCGCGCGCACGCGGTCATCGCCGAGAACCTGTGCGGCCTCGACCGGTTGATCGGGCAGCGGGAGGTCGAGGTGTCGATGTTCCCGCTGCGGATCGCCGGAGGTGACGGCTCGCCCGTGCGGGCGGTCGCCCGGGTCGGCTAG
- a CDS encoding purine-cytosine permease family protein: protein MSSGSLTEIETYGVERIPDADRTARPVDLFRVAFGGANTFATCVLGAFPILFGLSFWHGLAASVLGLVAGALILAPLSLFGPLNGTNNAVSSSAHLGVHGRVVGSFLSLLTAIAFFSISVWSSGDALVGGAHRLVGLPDTDFSYGVAYGIFAVLVLVVCVYGFRFMLFVNKIAVAAASLLFVLGVFAFAGDFDPSYAGAVKPGDALFWPSFIGAALIVLSNPVSFGAFLGDWSRYIPASTPRGRVMAAAFLSQAATILPFFFGLATASIIAAKAAEYVDPAAPNYVGGLLAVSPGWYFVPVCLIALIGGMSTGTTSLYGTGLDFSSVFPRFSRVQATVFIGTLSIVFIFIGRFAANLTQSISTFATLIITCTAPWMVIMMLGYVTRRGWYDPEALQVFNRRQRGGRYWFTHGWNWRGLSAWLVSAGLALMFVNLPGQFVGPLGNLASGIDISLPVGLAVAGLLYLALLALFPEPREVYGPDGPRLVRSADTPVLPIVEPVT from the coding sequence ATGAGCAGCGGCTCCCTCACCGAGATCGAGACCTACGGCGTCGAGCGCATCCCCGACGCCGACCGCACCGCCCGCCCCGTCGACCTGTTCAGGGTCGCCTTCGGCGGCGCCAACACGTTCGCGACGTGCGTGCTCGGCGCCTTCCCCATCCTGTTCGGCCTGTCGTTCTGGCACGGCCTGGCCGCCAGCGTGCTCGGGCTGGTGGCGGGGGCGCTGATCCTGGCGCCGCTGTCGCTGTTCGGGCCGCTCAACGGCACCAACAACGCCGTGTCCTCCTCCGCGCACCTGGGCGTGCACGGCCGGGTCGTGGGCTCGTTCCTGTCGCTGCTGACCGCGATCGCGTTCTTCTCGATCTCGGTGTGGTCGTCGGGCGACGCGCTCGTGGGCGGCGCCCACCGGCTGGTGGGGCTGCCGGACACCGACTTCTCGTACGGGGTCGCGTACGGCATCTTCGCCGTCCTCGTGCTCGTGGTCTGCGTGTACGGCTTCCGGTTCATGCTGTTCGTGAACAAGATCGCGGTCGCGGCGGCATCACTGCTGTTCGTGCTGGGAGTGTTCGCCTTCGCCGGCGACTTCGACCCGTCGTACGCCGGCGCCGTGAAGCCGGGCGACGCCCTGTTCTGGCCCTCGTTCATCGGCGCGGCCCTGATCGTGCTGTCGAACCCGGTCTCGTTCGGCGCCTTCCTGGGCGACTGGTCCCGCTACATCCCGGCGAGCACCCCGCGCGGGCGGGTGATGGCGGCGGCGTTCCTGTCGCAGGCCGCCACCATCCTGCCGTTCTTCTTCGGCCTGGCCACCGCCTCGATCATCGCCGCCAAGGCCGCCGAGTACGTGGACCCCGCCGCCCCCAACTACGTCGGCGGCCTGCTGGCGGTCTCGCCCGGCTGGTACTTCGTGCCCGTCTGCCTCATCGCCCTGATCGGCGGCATGTCCACGGGCACGACCTCCCTGTACGGCACCGGCCTCGACTTCTCCAGCGTCTTCCCCCGCTTCTCCCGGGTCCAGGCCACGGTGTTCATCGGCACGCTGTCGATCGTGTTCATCTTCATCGGCCGGTTCGCGGCGAACCTCACGCAGAGCATCTCCACGTTCGCCACACTGATCATCACGTGTACGGCACCCTGGATGGTGATCATGATGCTCGGCTACGTGACGCGGCGCGGCTGGTACGACCCGGAGGCGCTGCAGGTGTTCAACCGGCGCCAGCGCGGCGGCCGCTACTGGTTCACGCACGGCTGGAACTGGCGCGGGCTCAGCGCCTGGCTGGTCTCCGCCGGGCTGGCGCTGATGTTCGTCAACCTGCCCGGGCAGTTCGTCGGGCCGCTGGGGAACCTGGCCAGCGGGATCGACATCTCGCTCCCTGTCGGGCTGGCCGTGGCCGGGCTGCTCTACCTGGCGCTGCTGGCGCTCTTCCCCGAGCCGCGCGAGGTCTACGGGCCTGACGGGCCGCGCCTGGTCCGCTCGGCCGACACGCCGGTGCTGCCGATCGTGGAGCCGGTGACCTGA
- the speB gene encoding agmatinase codes for MNLGPVDSSKVPRFAGPATFARLPRLDQVERADVAVVGVPFDTGVSYRPGARFGPAAVREASRLLRPYHPGLDVSPFEQVQVADAGDIAVNPFDIGAAIETIEGAADDLDARLVTIGGDHTIALPLLRSAARKHGPVALVHFDAHLDTWDTYFGAEYTHGTPFRRAVEEGVLDTEALSHVGIRGSLYGKKDLEEDRRLGFGIVTAADVLRRGLDEVIDLLRQRVGDRPLYLSIDIDVLDPAHAPGTGTPEAGGLTSRELLEILRGLAGLNLIGADVVEVAPAYDHAEITSIAASHVAYDLVSLLALQEKT; via the coding sequence ATGAACCTCGGTCCCGTCGACTCCAGCAAGGTCCCGCGCTTCGCGGGCCCCGCCACCTTCGCCCGCCTGCCCCGCCTCGACCAGGTGGAACGGGCGGACGTGGCGGTGGTGGGCGTGCCCTTCGACACCGGCGTCTCCTACCGTCCCGGCGCCCGGTTCGGGCCCGCCGCCGTACGGGAGGCGTCCCGGCTGCTGCGGCCCTACCACCCCGGCCTCGACGTGTCCCCGTTCGAGCAGGTGCAGGTCGCCGACGCCGGGGACATCGCGGTGAACCCGTTCGACATCGGCGCGGCCATCGAGACCATCGAGGGCGCGGCCGACGACCTGGACGCCAGGCTGGTCACCATCGGTGGCGACCACACGATCGCGCTGCCGCTGCTGCGCTCGGCGGCCAGGAAGCACGGCCCCGTGGCGCTGGTGCACTTCGACGCGCACCTCGACACGTGGGACACCTACTTCGGGGCCGAGTACACGCATGGCACCCCCTTCCGCCGGGCCGTGGAGGAGGGCGTTCTCGACACCGAGGCGCTCAGCCACGTCGGCATCAGGGGCTCCCTCTACGGCAAGAAGGACCTGGAGGAGGACCGGAGGCTCGGGTTCGGCATCGTGACCGCGGCCGACGTGCTGCGGCGCGGGCTGGACGAGGTGATCGACCTGCTGCGGCAGCGGGTCGGCGACCGCCCGCTGTACCTGTCCATCGACATCGACGTGCTCGACCCCGCGCACGCCCCCGGCACGGGCACCCCGGAGGCCGGCGGGCTCACCAGCCGCGAGCTGCTGGAGATCCTGCGCGGCCTGGCCGGGCTGAACCTGATCGGGGCCGACGTGGTCGAGGTGGCCCCCGCCTACGACCACGCGGAGATCACCTCGATCGCCGCCTCCCACGTGGCCTATGACCTCGTCAGCCTGCTGGCGCTCCAGGAGAAGACATGA